A single window of Nocardia sp. NBC_01327 DNA harbors:
- a CDS encoding DUF6585 family protein, translating into MARVVGIDLGSLNSVMCVLEDGQPRILVNAEGSAFTSTVVSFIDGGRVLAGQEAFERAHSHPGRSAINWRRQLGTEWQFTDEGRTFGAPKIAACVLMKLKRDAEAQLGEEITDVVISVPSYFGVAELRATTQACTLAGLRPLRLVGDAGAAAFAYAMHTNPPAETILVADLGGGTFSVAVVRIDRGVAEVRAVRGDNALGGHEWGMSIVQHLLRKFHAHNGIHLGLNIPAFLRVTTAARNAKHELSSVPSTIIELPSLATDADGNQLSLTETLTRAEFASMTADLLDRCRSLITAAITDAGLTTRDIDRVIPVGAASRMAAFDALITEFAGGREPYRGLPPEQAVAFGLAAVTGVLDGTVRDHTLLDCVPTFLGIAVWGGGFAPLIARGSRLPSRKSIFVTTTTDNQSRVSIEVFQGIYNAVSHNRLLGVLHLDGLPPAPRGGHRIEIAGEIDPDNRITVTARNPMTGAEQTLIVDSNTDPLPSHDPIQALQEVELHPDRGTGTGGEHKPGPRPADVPARQRPSESALTVAANHLLGHHLSTHPHRWYGGSPLWIYGIPIAIVAALLVVGTVTKGAAGALGVTALVGIGLTLTQIRNVLRSPRHLPARVKYARARKPGTGFKDAQLSLFEQGAVISSSGTAAVFRWDTVTVRQDLAQSNAILLGALPLVTMRDRYLLSDPSGIDYQVNDEFLEVWRWGPTIWGRVREAQLPGALAAVEAGQTLTFGWITLNRNEVTARGKTVPWSDVQEIRNHNGFISIHVAGQRHSLIRAATNGIPNVFVFLEIAEQLRVSAKA; encoded by the coding sequence ATGGCGCGCGTGGTGGGAATCGATCTGGGATCGCTGAACTCGGTCATGTGCGTCCTCGAAGACGGGCAGCCCCGAATCCTCGTGAACGCGGAAGGCTCCGCCTTCACGTCCACCGTGGTCAGCTTCATCGATGGCGGCAGGGTGCTCGCCGGACAGGAAGCATTCGAACGGGCACATTCGCACCCCGGACGCTCGGCCATCAACTGGCGGCGACAGCTCGGCACCGAATGGCAATTCACCGACGAGGGCCGCACTTTCGGCGCACCGAAAATCGCCGCCTGTGTGCTGATGAAACTCAAGCGCGACGCGGAAGCTCAACTGGGCGAGGAGATCACCGATGTGGTGATATCGGTGCCGTCGTACTTCGGCGTCGCCGAACTGCGGGCAACCACGCAGGCCTGCACCCTGGCCGGACTGCGGCCCCTGCGCCTCGTCGGCGACGCCGGCGCGGCGGCTTTCGCCTACGCCATGCACACCAACCCGCCTGCGGAGACGATCCTCGTCGCAGACCTCGGCGGGGGCACGTTCAGTGTCGCGGTGGTGCGGATAGACCGAGGCGTCGCCGAGGTGCGCGCGGTGCGCGGCGACAACGCCCTGGGCGGGCACGAATGGGGTATGAGCATCGTCCAGCATCTGCTGCGAAAGTTCCACGCGCACAACGGTATCCACCTAGGACTGAATATCCCTGCGTTCTTACGGGTCACCACGGCCGCCCGAAATGCGAAGCATGAGCTCTCCAGCGTGCCCAGCACCATCATCGAGCTACCGTCCCTCGCCACTGACGCGGATGGTAACCAGCTGTCTCTCACCGAAACGCTCACCCGCGCCGAATTCGCCTCCATGACAGCCGATCTGCTGGATCGGTGTCGCTCACTCATCACTGCGGCCATCACCGACGCAGGCCTGACGACTCGCGATATCGACCGCGTCATCCCGGTCGGCGCCGCGAGTCGCATGGCAGCCTTCGATGCACTGATCACCGAGTTCGCCGGTGGGCGGGAACCGTATCGCGGCCTGCCGCCGGAGCAAGCCGTCGCATTCGGCCTGGCGGCCGTCACCGGCGTTCTCGACGGCACCGTCCGCGACCACACGCTGCTGGACTGCGTTCCGACGTTCCTCGGAATCGCCGTCTGGGGCGGCGGATTCGCGCCACTGATCGCGCGGGGCTCGCGCCTGCCCAGCAGGAAATCGATCTTCGTCACCACGACAACCGACAATCAATCCCGTGTCTCCATCGAAGTCTTCCAAGGCATCTACAACGCCGTGAGCCACAACCGGCTGCTGGGTGTCCTGCACCTCGACGGATTGCCGCCCGCACCACGCGGCGGCCACAGAATCGAGATCGCCGGGGAGATCGATCCAGACAACCGGATCACAGTGACGGCCAGGAATCCGATGACAGGCGCCGAGCAGACGCTGATCGTCGACAGCAATACGGACCCGTTGCCGAGCCACGATCCGATCCAGGCGTTGCAGGAGGTCGAACTGCACCCCGACCGGGGCACCGGAACGGGCGGGGAACACAAACCCGGGCCCAGGCCGGCGGATGTGCCCGCACGCCAGCGACCTTCCGAATCCGCCCTGACCGTCGCCGCGAATCACCTCCTCGGGCACCATCTCTCGACCCACCCGCACCGCTGGTACGGCGGATCGCCGCTGTGGATCTACGGTATTCCGATTGCGATCGTGGCGGCTCTCCTCGTCGTCGGCACGGTGACGAAAGGGGCAGCGGGCGCACTGGGTGTCACAGCGCTCGTCGGCATCGGGCTGACCCTCACGCAAATCAGGAACGTCCTCAGATCGCCACGGCATCTGCCGGCGCGCGTGAAATACGCGCGCGCCCGGAAACCGGGCACCGGATTCAAGGACGCACAACTGAGCCTGTTCGAACAGGGCGCGGTGATCAGCAGCAGCGGCACGGCCGCCGTCTTCCGCTGGGACACCGTGACAGTGCGGCAGGACCTGGCCCAGTCCAATGCCATCCTGCTCGGCGCCCTACCCCTCGTCACAATGCGCGACCGCTACCTACTGAGCGATCCGAGCGGCATCGACTACCAGGTCAACGACGAATTCCTCGAAGTCTGGCGGTGGGGGCCGACCATTTGGGGACGGGTGCGGGAGGCTCAGCTGCCCGGCGCACTGGCAGCTGTCGAAGCCGGGCAGACGCTCACCTTCGGGTGGATCACACTGAACCGGAACGAGGTGACCGCGCGCGGGAAAACGGTGCCGTGGAGCGACGTTCAGGAGATCCGGAATCACAATGGATTCATTTCCATTCATGTTGCCGGACAACGTCATTCACTGATCAGAGCTGCGACCAACGGCATCCCCAACGTCTTCGTCTTCCTGGAAATCGCTGAGCAGCTGCGAGTTTCGGCTAAAGCTTGA
- a CDS encoding methyltransferase, producing MASALSKIPPLPLLRALGRFRDGLAALHRRLVPGHIAILELQMTGFLTQAIHAAAQLGIADALVDGPRPPAELARAIDVNEDGLRRLMRLLISFDIFAQKRDGSYALTGMSQALRSDSPVTLRDLFLFFGSEYHRNHWTHLADAVRTGQAVGPALDGMGFFEYAAAHRDIGELFDRAMTSISTLSTEPLFAAYDFGRFGTVVDIGAGEGSLLIDILQRSPLTRGIIFDLPEVVTALPVELAGLADRLTVDAGSFFESVPKGGDAYLLKHIIHDWSDEEAERILRTVRNAMEPDARVLIIEIVLPEHHRPHAGKFIDLEMLVNATGRERTEADFRNLLTRSGFTLTRVVPTAAPDVILEARPAP from the coding sequence ATGGCGTCCGCACTATCCAAGATTCCGCCACTGCCCCTGCTGCGGGCACTGGGACGGTTCCGTGACGGGCTGGCCGCGCTGCATCGACGGCTGGTGCCCGGGCATATCGCCATTCTCGAACTGCAGATGACCGGATTCCTGACGCAGGCGATCCACGCCGCCGCCCAGCTCGGGATTGCCGACGCGCTCGTCGACGGTCCCCGGCCCCCGGCCGAACTGGCCCGCGCGATCGACGTGAACGAGGACGGACTGCGGCGGCTCATGCGACTACTGATCAGCTTCGATATCTTCGCCCAGAAGCGGGACGGGTCATACGCGCTGACCGGGATGTCCCAGGCGCTGCGCAGCGATTCCCCCGTGACGCTGCGAGACCTGTTCCTGTTCTTCGGATCCGAGTACCACCGCAATCACTGGACGCATCTCGCCGACGCGGTGCGCACGGGGCAGGCCGTCGGACCGGCACTGGACGGCATGGGATTCTTCGAATACGCCGCCGCGCACCGGGATATCGGCGAACTGTTCGACCGCGCCATGACGAGCATCAGCACGCTGTCCACCGAACCGCTGTTCGCCGCATACGATTTCGGGCGTTTCGGGACGGTGGTGGATATCGGGGCGGGAGAGGGCAGTCTGCTCATCGACATCCTGCAGCGCAGTCCCCTGACCCGGGGCATCATCTTCGACCTGCCCGAGGTGGTGACGGCGCTACCGGTTGAGCTTGCGGGACTGGCGGATCGGCTCACCGTCGACGCCGGATCCTTCTTCGAGTCGGTGCCCAAGGGCGGTGACGCCTACCTCCTCAAGCACATCATTCACGATTGGTCCGATGAGGAGGCCGAACGCATTCTGCGCACCGTGCGCAACGCCATGGAACCGGATGCCCGCGTCCTGATCATCGAAATCGTGTTGCCCGAACACCACCGCCCGCACGCCGGAAAGTTCATCGATCTGGAGATGCTGGTCAATGCCACCGGCCGCGAACGGACCGAGGCCGACTTCCGAAATCTGCTGACCCGCAGCGGATTCACCCTCACCCGCGTTGTCCCCACCGCCGCACCGGATGTCATCCTCGAGGCGCGCCCGGCACCCTGA
- the rplU gene encoding 50S ribosomal protein L21, with product MATYAIVKTGGKQYKVAVGDLVKVEKIEGLPGTSVSLAPVLLVDGAELTTDADKLAKVSVSAEVVEQTKGPKIRIHKFKNKTGYHKRQGHRQKLTVLKVTGIK from the coding sequence ATGGCAACGTACGCAATCGTCAAGACCGGCGGAAAGCAGTACAAGGTCGCGGTCGGTGACCTGGTGAAGGTCGAGAAGATCGAGGGTCTGCCGGGCACTTCCGTGTCCCTGGCGCCGGTGCTGCTTGTTGATGGCGCCGAGCTGACCACCGATGCTGACAAGCTGGCGAAGGTCTCCGTGTCCGCCGAGGTCGTCGAACAGACCAAGGGCCCGAAGATCCGCATCCACAAGTTCAAGAACAAGACCGGCTACCACAAGCGTCAGGGCCACCGTCAGAAGCTGACGGTCCTGAAGGTCACCGGCATCAAGTAA
- the obgE gene encoding GTPase ObgE, whose translation MSKFIDRVVLHVHAGKGGHGCSSVRREKFMPLGGPDGGNGGNGGDVILEVDGNIHTLLDFHFHPHARGGNGKPGEGNDRSGKRGEGLVLKVPDGTVVMSADGEMLADMVGVGTQFVAALGGRGGLGNAALVSKARKAPGFALLGEDGQERDLVLELKSVADVGLVGFPSAGKSSLVSVLSAAKPKIADYPFTTLVPNLGVVQSGDTTFTVADVPGLIPGASEGRGLGLDFLRHLERCAVLAHVVDCATMDPGRDPISDVDALEAELAAYKPALKADAELGDLADRPRVVILNKSDVPDAAELAEMVTPEFEKRGWPVFVISAVSRDGLRPLTFALADLIKEYRELHPKAEAKRAVIRPIIKGDTGFTVIRDPEVEGGFLVKGERPERWVAQTQFDNEEAVGYLADRLARLGIEEELVRLGAEPGAPVTIGDYFFDWEPQISAGVEVMMTRRGADARLDQTERIGAAERKHASRARRGLVGDEDQ comes from the coding sequence ATGTCCAAATTCATCGACCGTGTCGTATTGCACGTACATGCGGGCAAGGGTGGGCACGGATGTTCCTCGGTACGCCGAGAGAAGTTCATGCCGCTCGGCGGACCCGATGGCGGTAACGGCGGTAATGGCGGGGATGTGATCCTCGAGGTCGACGGCAATATCCACACCCTGCTGGATTTCCACTTCCATCCGCATGCCCGTGGCGGCAACGGCAAACCGGGCGAGGGCAACGACCGCAGCGGTAAGCGCGGCGAGGGCCTGGTGCTGAAGGTGCCGGACGGCACGGTCGTGATGAGCGCCGACGGCGAGATGCTGGCCGATATGGTCGGCGTCGGCACGCAGTTCGTCGCCGCGCTGGGCGGCCGGGGCGGGCTGGGCAATGCCGCGCTGGTCTCGAAGGCGCGCAAGGCGCCCGGTTTCGCGCTGCTCGGTGAGGACGGGCAAGAGCGGGATCTGGTTCTCGAGCTCAAGTCGGTCGCGGATGTGGGCCTGGTGGGCTTCCCGTCGGCCGGTAAGTCGTCACTGGTTTCGGTGCTGTCGGCGGCCAAGCCGAAGATCGCCGACTACCCGTTCACCACACTGGTGCCGAATCTCGGTGTGGTGCAGTCGGGCGACACCACGTTCACCGTGGCCGATGTGCCCGGTCTGATTCCGGGCGCGAGCGAGGGCCGCGGTCTGGGACTCGATTTCCTGCGGCATCTGGAGCGCTGCGCGGTGCTGGCCCATGTGGTGGATTGCGCCACCATGGATCCGGGCCGTGATCCGATCTCCGATGTGGATGCGCTCGAGGCCGAGCTCGCCGCCTACAAGCCGGCGTTGAAGGCCGATGCGGAGCTGGGCGATCTGGCGGATCGTCCGCGCGTGGTCATTCTGAACAAGTCCGATGTCCCCGATGCGGCGGAGCTCGCCGAAATGGTGACCCCGGAGTTCGAGAAGCGCGGCTGGCCGGTGTTCGTCATCTCTGCCGTGAGCCGGGATGGCTTGCGGCCGTTGACCTTCGCGCTGGCGGACCTGATCAAGGAGTACCGCGAGCTGCACCCGAAGGCCGAGGCCAAGCGTGCGGTCATCCGCCCGATCATCAAGGGCGACACCGGTTTCACGGTCATTCGCGATCCCGAGGTCGAGGGCGGGTTCCTGGTCAAGGGCGAGCGCCCGGAGCGCTGGGTGGCGCAGACCCAGTTCGACAACGAAGAGGCCGTGGGTTACCTGGCCGACCGCCTGGCTCGCCTCGGTATCGAGGAGGAGCTGGTCCGGCTGGGCGCCGAGCCCGGTGCGCCGGTGACCATCGGCGATTACTTCTTCGATTGGGAACCGCAGATCTCCGCCGGTGTGGAGGTCATGATGACCCGCCGTGGCGCGGATGCGCGCCTGGATCAGACCGAGCGCATCGGTGCGGCCGAGCGTAAGCATGCTTCGCGTGCGCGCCGTGGCCTGGTGGGCGACGAAGACCAGTAG
- a CDS encoding DUF4254 domain-containing protein, whose amino-acid sequence MYIPQPDDTQLSWANGRDNAFVHRPLLPDWHELLAAFCGHIGDQPDDHPVTRWARGLAELHLERREQPRDAGGIDELRAQTVTFIDDWVAKRARRSVLRGESLGAVVDVMAAAHVHAVYLLKTAEKVSDHEVHAAWYRLAKMADGWTDQAVRVLGSQERRNSPAYPRLQRPA is encoded by the coding sequence ATGTACATACCGCAACCGGACGACACCCAGCTGTCGTGGGCGAATGGCCGTGACAATGCTTTCGTACATCGCCCCCTACTCCCGGACTGGCATGAACTGCTGGCCGCGTTCTGCGGCCATATCGGGGACCAACCCGACGATCATCCCGTGACCCGCTGGGCCCGGGGCCTCGCCGAATTGCATCTGGAGCGCCGGGAACAACCCCGCGATGCCGGTGGCATCGACGAGCTTCGTGCGCAGACAGTCACTTTCATCGACGACTGGGTGGCCAAGCGGGCACGCCGCAGCGTGCTGCGCGGCGAATCGCTCGGCGCCGTCGTCGATGTGATGGCCGCCGCGCATGTGCACGCCGTGTATCTGCTCAAGACGGCGGAGAAGGTATCCGATCACGAAGTGCACGCGGCCTGGTACCGGCTGGCGAAGATGGCGGACGGCTGGACCGATCAGGCAGTGCGGGTCCTGGGTTCCCAGGAACGCCGAAACTCGCCTGCCTACCCACGACTTCAGCGTCCGGCGTGA
- a CDS encoding MarR family winged helix-turn-helix transcriptional regulator: MKPIGYWLNRTDHAITHYMQDTLGEFGLTRLAWQVLNVIRDGTEVPDTEVHSVLFANAPEEDRLAAVTLVLTDGWAQRPSPDHLALTDDGRTRLVEVAAQVNTFREVSLAGISDDEYRTAVSVLERMTRNLESRT; the protein is encoded by the coding sequence ATGAAGCCCATCGGCTACTGGCTCAATCGCACCGACCACGCCATCACCCACTACATGCAGGACACCCTCGGCGAATTCGGCCTCACCCGGCTCGCCTGGCAGGTTCTCAATGTCATCCGCGACGGCACCGAGGTGCCCGATACCGAGGTCCACTCGGTGCTGTTCGCCAATGCGCCCGAGGAGGATCGCCTCGCCGCGGTCACCCTCGTACTGACCGACGGCTGGGCGCAGCGCCCCTCCCCCGATCACCTCGCCCTCACCGACGACGGCCGCACCCGCCTCGTCGAGGTAGCCGCACAGGTGAACACCTTCCGCGAGGTCTCCCTGGCCGGCATCAGCGATGACGAATACCGCACCGCCGTCTCGGTCCTCGAACGCATGACCCGGAACCTCGAATCTCGCACGTAG
- a CDS encoding MFS transporter: MSSLLVSEAHRTARARWAILAVVLFAAILDLLDSTITTLAAPAIAADLGGGEALIQWLGAAYALAMGVLLVVGGCLGDKYGRRRLFLVGIIGFTLASLACGLAADPASLITFRLIQGAFGALLIPQGFGILGAVFPRDQLGKAFGVFAPVLGLSAVSGPTLAGFLIDADLFGLGWRAIFLINIVLGGLATALAVRLLPRDPGDRAVTIDGLGSALLGAAMLGVLYGLIDGSANGWIARPILAVLAGLVFFGLFCLRQRHAADPLLEPSLLRNRGFTSGLLLGLVYFAATSGLLFVLALYLQNGLHRTPRQTAIAVVPLSIGIIAASIATYRLLDRFGRTLVLAGLLLTLTGVLALFTLVQLCGTNISAWLLLAPVFLTGLGLGTCFGTVYRVTLGDIDPAESGSASGSLTAVQQLANSLGAAAVTTVYFHTAGGAATSLAVVAALTLVCCGLVRLLPRHAPIESH; encoded by the coding sequence ATGTCCTCGCTGCTGGTCTCCGAAGCACACCGCACCGCCCGCGCCCGCTGGGCCATCCTCGCGGTTGTCCTCTTCGCCGCCATTCTCGATCTGCTCGACTCGACCATCACCACTCTCGCCGCCCCGGCCATTGCCGCCGATCTCGGCGGCGGCGAGGCGCTCATCCAATGGCTCGGCGCCGCTTACGCTCTCGCCATGGGCGTGCTGCTGGTGGTCGGCGGCTGCCTCGGCGACAAGTACGGCCGCCGCCGGCTGTTCCTCGTCGGCATCATCGGTTTCACCCTCGCCTCGCTCGCCTGCGGGCTCGCCGCAGATCCCGCGTCGCTCATCACCTTCCGCTTGATACAGGGCGCCTTCGGCGCCCTGCTGATCCCGCAGGGCTTCGGCATTCTCGGCGCGGTCTTCCCCCGCGATCAACTCGGCAAGGCATTCGGGGTCTTCGCGCCCGTGCTCGGCCTCTCCGCCGTCAGCGGGCCCACCCTCGCCGGATTCCTCATCGACGCAGACCTTTTCGGCCTCGGCTGGCGCGCCATCTTCCTGATCAATATCGTGCTCGGCGGACTCGCCACCGCACTCGCCGTCCGGCTGCTGCCCCGCGATCCGGGTGACCGCGCCGTCACCATCGACGGACTCGGTTCGGCCCTGCTCGGCGCGGCCATGCTCGGCGTCCTCTACGGCCTGATCGACGGTTCGGCCAATGGCTGGATCGCCCGGCCGATCCTCGCCGTACTCGCCGGTCTCGTCTTCTTCGGGCTGTTCTGCCTGCGCCAGCGCCATGCCGCCGATCCGCTGCTCGAACCCTCCCTGCTGCGCAATCGCGGTTTCACCTCCGGTCTGCTACTGGGCCTGGTGTACTTCGCCGCCACCTCCGGGCTGCTCTTCGTGCTCGCCCTGTACCTGCAGAACGGTCTGCACCGCACCCCGCGGCAGACCGCGATCGCCGTGGTCCCGCTGTCGATCGGCATCATTGCCGCGTCCATCGCGACCTACCGGCTGCTCGACCGCTTCGGCCGCACACTCGTACTGGCCGGGCTGCTACTCACCCTGACCGGCGTCCTGGCGCTGTTCACCCTCGTCCAGCTCTGCGGCACGAATATCTCGGCCTGGCTGCTCCTCGCCCCCGTCTTCCTCACCGGCCTCGGCCTCGGCACCTGCTTCGGCACCGTCTACCGGGTCACCCTCGGCGATATCGATCCCGCCGAATCCGGCAGTGCCAGCGGCTCACTCACCGCGGTGCAGCAGCTGGCCAACAGCCTCGGCGCCGCCGCCGTCACCACCGTCTACTTCCACACCGCGGGCGGAGCCGCCACCAGTCTCGCCGTCGTCGCCGCCCTCACCCTCGTCTGCTGCGGTCTGGTCCGGCTGCTGCCGCGACACGCCCCCATCGAATCCCACTGA
- the proB gene encoding glutamate 5-kinase yields the protein MSSSITRVDSGLSDARRAIATARSVVVKIGSSALTSLEGGLETDRLDRLADAVESRMRAGSDVVVVSSGAIGAGMAPLGLSKRPKDLATKQAAASVGQLALAHAWGNSFARYDRVVGQVLLSAGDFGRREHHRNAQRTLDRLRSLHAIAVVNENDTVATEEIRFGDNDRLAALVAHLVGADALILLSDVDGLYDGDPRKGAANFIPEVRSSADLDGVIAGSGGALGTGGMASKLSAARLAADAGVPVLLAAASDAAAALSGATVGTAFAARPVRLSARKFWVRHAADSHGAVHIDAGAVQAVAERRRSLLAAGITKVDGRFYGGDVIDLIAPDGRIVARGVAAYDSDELESMKGRSTGDLSDGMQRPVVHADDLVKL from the coding sequence GTGAGTTCGAGTATCACGCGGGTGGATTCGGGGCTCAGTGATGCCCGCCGCGCGATCGCGACGGCGCGCAGTGTGGTCGTCAAGATCGGGTCCTCTGCGCTGACGAGTCTCGAGGGCGGTCTGGAGACCGACCGCCTCGATCGGCTGGCGGATGCGGTGGAAAGCCGCATGCGCGCCGGATCCGATGTGGTGGTGGTCTCCTCGGGTGCGATCGGCGCGGGTATGGCGCCGCTCGGATTGTCCAAGCGGCCCAAGGATCTCGCGACCAAGCAGGCGGCGGCCAGTGTCGGCCAGCTGGCTCTGGCCCATGCCTGGGGCAACTCCTTCGCCCGCTACGACCGGGTGGTCGGGCAGGTGCTGCTGAGCGCCGGTGATTTCGGCCGCCGCGAGCATCACCGCAATGCGCAGCGCACCCTGGATCGGCTGCGCTCACTGCACGCCATTGCCGTGGTGAACGAAAACGACACTGTCGCAACGGAAGAGATCCGCTTCGGCGATAACGACCGGCTGGCCGCCCTGGTGGCGCACCTGGTCGGCGCGGACGCGCTGATCCTGCTCTCCGATGTGGACGGGCTCTACGACGGCGATCCCCGTAAGGGAGCCGCCAATTTCATTCCAGAGGTGCGCAGCAGCGCCGATCTGGACGGCGTAATCGCCGGTAGCGGTGGCGCATTGGGCACCGGCGGCATGGCCTCCAAACTTTCCGCCGCCCGGCTCGCGGCCGATGCCGGTGTGCCGGTACTGCTGGCCGCCGCCTCCGATGCCGCCGCCGCCCTCTCCGGTGCGACCGTCGGCACCGCCTTCGCCGCCCGCCCGGTTCGCCTGTCCGCCCGTAAGTTCTGGGTCCGGCACGCCGCCGACAGCCATGGCGCGGTGCATATCGACGCGGGTGCGGTGCAGGCCGTCGCCGAACGCCGCCGCTCGCTGCTCGCCGCCGGAATCACGAAGGTGGACGGCCGCTTCTACGGTGGCGATGTCATCGATCTCATTGCACCGGACGGCCGTATCGTCGCCCGCGGTGTGGCTGCCTACGACAGCGATGAGCTGGAATCGATGAAAGGTCGTTCCACCGGCGACCTTTCGGACGGCATGCAGCGCCCTGTCGTGCACGCCGACGATCTGGTCAAGCTTTAG
- the rpmA gene encoding 50S ribosomal protein L27, which translates to MAHKKGASSSRNGRDSNAQRLGVKRFGGQVVKSGEILVRQRGTHFHPGVNVGRGGDDTLFALEAGSVQFGTKRGRKTINIVVPEPVSA; encoded by the coding sequence ATGGCACATAAGAAGGGTGCATCCAGCTCGCGCAATGGTCGCGATTCGAATGCGCAGCGACTCGGCGTCAAGCGTTTCGGCGGCCAGGTCGTCAAGTCCGGCGAGATCCTGGTTCGCCAGCGTGGCACGCACTTCCACCCCGGCGTGAACGTCGGCCGTGGCGGCGACGACACGCTGTTCGCCCTCGAGGCGGGCTCGGTGCAGTTCGGCACCAAGCGTGGTCGCAAGACCATCAACATCGTGGTTCCGGAGCCGGTGTCGGCCTGA